Proteins from a genomic interval of Zingiber officinale cultivar Zhangliang chromosome 1B, Zo_v1.1, whole genome shotgun sequence:
- the LOC121983474 gene encoding uncharacterized protein LOC121983474: MDDNSISRTEAYNAAVGSGIFYMAGVNLKDEVERNDISKSFEDEDDSDYGEAVDSQRSSSFPLASNVKDPLWKTSTMYKPPGVSRMVTRSKAQIEYVIIMRLIRSFVEFAIWIRVAFHIFGFLQNHVRMKIGDLNLWL; this comes from the exons ATGGATGATAATTCTATTTCCAGGACTGAAGCTTATAATGCAGCTGTTGGTTCTGGGATTTTTTATATGGCTGGGGTGAATCTGAAGGATGAAGTTGAAAGAAATGATATTTCTAAGTCGTTTGAGGATGAGGATGATTCTGATTATGGAGAGGCAGTGGATTCACAGAGGTCTTCATCTTTTCCACTGGCTTCTAATGTGAAAGACCCTCTTTGGAAAACCTCTACAATGTACAAACCACCTGGAGTTAGCCGAATGGTTACTAGAAGTAAGGCTCAG ATAGAATATGTTATAATCATGAGATTGATAAGGAGCTTCGTGGAATTTGCAATTTGGATAAGAGTGGCCTTCCATATATTCGGTTTTCTTCAAAACCATGTTAGAATGAAGATTGGAGACTTGAACCTGTGGCTATAA